Proteins from one Argopecten irradians isolate NY chromosome 15, Ai_NY, whole genome shotgun sequence genomic window:
- the LOC138308718 gene encoding uncharacterized protein: MPQEFQVLRCYQCSTFQVHQVKKANKWSCKMCGEKQSIIKVFGRGAAADCRHHVQRLNTLRGEVEQASLEISPDPGDQDQTEISHQQSNDCKDVSTTGDRWSKFVTSDPAEDDDEDGEIDEKFTTDVAELRQKQRTRKRKRNQREYEDEYSQQSQFVHRSNQNPDGRNWCTRGNNSPEGFCRDVRGSEIKENFGNLGNFEDDNSSQEYFEKPLPKKNFHAMKSVYSFKDLNEGQGHLLEKGGSATKPKPFGSGDQSEGLSGDVPDLTTRQSQGYNPGVNMGQILNEGNTDHQGQDEGQNEGQCLQQFLSQQKKSFDKFESHPRSVITNQKTSKWSKYEDDSDSSEETDTFIDKSVNMYRKVKNSDEDDDGTTSIQSTAMNNECTRTHLDDGSSSAMTSNGENLRQNQHKTGTGMTFSQRRGHVLESNDFEQYSNRQMGDNSYSTNQRQFICENFVKGQENKPSLRLYTALPVSSRNHGRVNSAPLPVSSCNHGRVNSVRCMVGCNHGRVNSVPLPVSSCNHGRVNSVPLPVSSCNHGRVNSVPLPVSSCNHGRVNSAPLPVSSCNHGRVNSVPLQSTSTKSMFVTDDITDEDLML; encoded by the exons ATGCCACAAGAGTTCCAGGTGCTGAGATGTTACCAATGTTCCACATTCCAAGTACATCAGGTGAAGAAAGCCAACAAGTGGAGCTGTAAGATGTGTGGGGAAAAACAGTCCATCATCAAG GTGTTTGGTAGAGGTGCAGCAGCTGACTGCCGACACCACGTCCAGAGACTTAACACACTGAGGGGAGAAGTAGAGCAGGCCTCGTTAGAAATTAGTCCTGACCCTGGAGACCAAGACCAGACGGAGATATCACATCAACAG AGCAATGATTGTAAGGACGTGAGTACTACTGGTGACCGCTGGTCAAAGTTTGTGACCTCTGACCCGGCGgaggatgatgatgaagatggtGAAATTGATGAGAAGTTCACTACAGACGTGGCTGAACTGAGACAGAAACAAAGGACAAGGAAAAG GAAGAGAAATCAAAGAGAATATGAAGATGAATATTCCCAGCAATCTCAATTTGTTCACAGAAGTAATCAAAATCCAGATGGAAGGAATTGGTGTACAAGGGGAAACAACTCCCCTGAAGGGTTCTGCAGGGATGTGAGGGGAAGTGAAATAAAGGAGAACTTTGGTAACCTTGGAAATTTTGAGGACGACAATTCTTCTCAGGAATACTTTGAAAAACCTCTTCCTAAGAAAAATTTTCATGCTATGAAATCTGTGTATTCTTTCAAAGATctcaatgaaggtcaaggtcatttgttggAAAAAGGCGGAAGTGCAACAAAACCAAAACCATTTGGAAGTGGAGACCAAAGTGAGGGTTTGTCTGGTGATGTGCCTGACCTTACAACTAGACAAAGTCAAGGTTATAATCCGGGTGTTAACATGGGTCAAATCCTGAATGAAGGGAATACTGATCATCAAGGTCAGGATGAAGGTcaaaatgaaggtcaatgtctgCAACAGTTTCTTAGCCAACAAAAGAAAAGCTTTGATAAATTTGAAAGCCATCCTCGAAGTGTGATAACCAATCAGAAAACATCAAAATGGAGTAAGTATGAAGATGATTCAGATTCCAGTGAGGAAACAGACACTTTTATAGATAAATCAGTCAACATGTATAGAAAAGTAAAAAAttctgatgaagatgatgatggtacgACATCTATACAAAGTACTGCCATGAATAATGAATGTACAAGAACTCACCTGGATGATGGTAGTTCATCAGCTATGACTAGCAATGGTGAAAACTTGAGGCAAAACCAGCACAAAACTGGGACAGGAATGACATTCTCTCAGAGAAGAGGCCATGTCTTAGAAAGTAATGATTTTGAACAATATAGCAACAGacaaatgggagataactcttacagTACTAATCAGAGACAGTTCATTTGTGAAAACTTTGTAAAAGGACAAGAAAACAAACCCAGTTTACGTTTGTACACTGCCTTACCTGTAAGTAGCCGTAACCATGGGAGGGTTAATTCTGCCCCGCTGCCTGTTAGTAGCTGTAACCATGGGAGGGTTAATTCTGTCCGCTGTATGGTAGG CTGTAACCATGGGAGGGTTAATTCTGTCCCGCTGCCTGTTAGTAGCTGTAACCATGGTAGGGTTAATTCTGTCCCCCTGCCTGTTAGTAGCTGTAACCATGGGAGGGTTAATTCTGTCCCGCTGCCTGTTAGTAGCTGTAACCATGGGAGGGTTAATTCTGCCCCGCTGCCTGTTAGTAGCTGTAACCATGGGAGGGTTAATTCTGTCCCCCTGCAGTCCACATCTACTAAATCAAtgtttgtaactgatgatatcaCTGACGAGGACCTGATGCTGTAG